The Acipenser ruthenus unplaced genomic scaffold, fAciRut3.2 maternal haplotype, whole genome shotgun sequence genome includes a window with the following:
- the LOC117970685 gene encoding meiosis inhibitor protein 1-like isoform X4 — protein MSGLDVVCERIHFRHDPKWTARLGSPDSGQLLCTACVVEMMEDSAISVVRKKHALCCFKSVMTRFPAEVAELLLQDSRVCVHFIGTLLAMLHSSEEASVLEEVIQVLVQLLVELKSDQLLHCVLEECEKKLLGPASVRRCLPLFTFLGKLLESVPGSAERLTLEHMPLLQQLSGGLLFPDEGVQASLCFVFGRLYGGGGGGGGGGGGGGGGGGGGGGSAAQERLSAFFRDRLCAGLLTTMSRAQSRELHINCLGFLKQLLGSSEFVSLLMEPPVNKQNSEETEITQGGSLPLTLKRLLLSRDETLQIASSQCMASILVHSPNQYAAPLILADIPEFLFERLSCSNEVLLWSVYSCLLLLTEEKLFFTKCHSVYGIESLVRSVREAMRLGNPEVQKQGLLLFREVLQRQPEGIKLFSSPASFGEAAETLREGITSSSLEVATEAACAASALLRISHLPVPVQYQALQSLVEAALERCRDTAETASLTQRRATAQTASEPSRAGAFILSSLETFHRACRLAADCSLHPSLLLNVFTAPHSHSVVDTLESFTRFLLSACDTLCIPTVTSLCERAPSASLILVFYSVLNSQYSLVPSMMGQFSAKLASSSFFRLTLELKAAFCAGERNAQLNAVCSEFLCRVSLSLLANQQTAESTQQELDELQCVLQRALPMLTCRLSDCPILLSEDPGGEVGVRDTQHCLLTLLYLAHLHQDRLVPEASLFPAVCSFLICSQERRETQPAFTLRAALYLLSVSQAYSRELDWSPLNSICSSLCVHPSFSSLYTHHPLVLRFLFRYPTLTDRFGLPALQRWLGQGDWTGPQENQDPSYRAVLAVIQDNPSTILVLLGIVCTGEAQLSHNALLVLKSYLQGRDPGDLSSLELLRPRLLQILQRVGIESEGRAPEVSKSLSLVLELLCVVQMKSSAGRDMDSTDFKLLYHVSTLAGKMQSSSTEALQPAFNYLYCSLCACNSGRAVSMLLSNVGLLDLLQSVWELYWARPQSSDSPAHSSLLSSACLLLSALLQSQRTHSSQPPPCISCRLCWIRT, from the exons ATGTCGGGTTTGGACGTGGTCTGCGAGCGAATTCACTTCAGACACGACCCGAAGTGgacggctcggctcggctcgccCGACAGCGGCCAGCTGCTCTGCACAGCCTGCGTGGTGGAGATGATGGAGGACAGCGCGATATCA GTGGTTCGGAAGAAGCACGCCCTCTGCTGTTTCAAGAGCGTCATGACGCGCTTCCCGGCCGAGGTGGCGGAGCTGCTGTTGCAAGACAGCCGTGTTTGCGTGCATTTCATCGGGACGCTGCTGG CAATGCTGCACAGCTCCGAAGAAGCCTCCGTGCTCGAGGAAGTCATCCAAG TGCTGGTGCAGCTCCTGGTGGAATTGAAGTCAGACCAGCTTCTGCACTGCGTGCTGGAGGAGTGTGAAAAAAAG TTGCTCGGCCCGGCCAGCGTGAGGCGCTGCCTGCCCCTGTTCACCTTCCTGGGGAAGCTGCTGGAGTCGGTCCCGGGCTCAGCTGAGAGGCTGACGCTGGAACACA tgcCTCTGTTGCAGCAGCTCTCCGGGGGGCTCCTGTTCCCTGACGAGGGGgtccaggcctctctgtgctttgtgTTCGGGAGGCTGTacggaggagggggaggaggaggaggaggaggagggggaggaggaggaggaggaggaggaggagggggctcGGCAGCCCAGGAAAGGCTCTCTGCGTTCTTCAGAGACAGGCTGTGCGCAGGACTGCTGACAACCATGAGCAGAGCTCAGAGCAGGGAGCTGCACATCAACTGCctgg gTTTCCTGAAGCAGCTGCTCGGGTCCAGTGAGTTTGTGTCGCTGCTGATGGAGCCCCCTGTGAacaagcagaacagcgaggagaCTGAGATCACACAGGGGGGCTCCCTGCCTCTGACACTGAAGAGG ctGCTGCTGAGCCGGGACGAGACCCTGCAGATTGCCAGCTCCCAGTGCATGGCGTCTATACTGGTGCACTCTCCAAACCAGTACGCTGCGCCACTCATACTGGCAGACATACCGG agtTCCTGTTTGAGAGGTTGAGCTGCAGTAATGAGGTTTTGCTCTGGTCTGTGTACAGCTGCCTGCTGCTGCTGACTGAGGAGAAACTCTTCTTCACAAAGTGCCACTCTGTGTACG GTATCGAGTCTCTGGTGCGCAGTGTGAGGGAGGCTATGAGGCTGGGAAACCCCGAGGTGCAGAAACAGGGGCTGCTGCTGTTCAGAGAGGTGCTGCAGAG GCAGCCCGAGGGCATCAAGCTGTTCTCCAGCCCCGCTTCATTCGGGGAGGCTGCGGAGACCCTGAGAGAGGGCATTACCAGCAGCAGCCTGGAGGTGGCGACAGAGGCAGCCTGCGCAGCCTCAGCACTGCTGAG GATCAGTCACCTCCCTGTTCCAGTGCAGTACCAGGCCCTGCAGAGTCTGGTGGAGGCGGCTCTGGAGCGATGCAGAGACACAGCAGAGACTGCCAGCCTGACACAGCGCCGAGCCACAGCACAGACCGCCTCGGAGCCCTCGAGAGCGGGGGCGTTCATACTGAGCTCCCTGGAGACCTTCCACAGAGCCTGCAG GCTGGCTGCGGACTGCTCTCTCCACCCCTCTCTGCTGCTCAATGTCTTCACAGCCCCTCACTCTCACAGCGTCGTCGACACCCTGGAGAGCTTCACTCGCTTCCTCCTCTCTGCGTGCGACACCCTCTGCATTCCCACCGTCACC AGCCTGTGTGAGAGAGCTCCCAGCGCCTCACTGATACTGGTTTTCTACTCCGTCCTCAACTCCCAGTACAGCCTGGTCCCCAGCATGATGGGACAGTTCTCTGCCAAACTGG CTTCATCCTCTTTCTTCAGACTGACCCTAGAGCTGAAAGCAGCCTTCTGTGCGGGAGAGAG gaACGCTCAGCTCAATGCAGTTTGCTCTGAGTTCCTGTGCAGAGTGAGCCTGAGCCTGCTAGCAAACCAGCAGACAGCAGAGTCCACACAGCAAg AGCTGGATGAGCTGCAGTGTGTGTTGCAGAGGGCTCTGCCCATGTTGACCTGCCGGCTGTCAGACTGCCCCATCCTGCTCAGCGAGGACCCAGGAGGGGAGGTGGGGGTGAGggacacacagcactgcctgctcACCCTGCTGTACCTGGCACACCTCCACCAGGACAG GTTGGTTCCTGAAGCCAGCCTCTTCCCAGCGGTCTGCAGTTTCCTGATCTGCAGCCAGGAGAGGAGAGAAACCCAGCCTGCCTTCACACTGAGAGCAGCTCTGTACCTGCTGTCTGTGAGCCAGGCTTACAGCAGAGAGCTGGACTGg tCTCCCCTGAACAGCATCTGCAG CTCCCTGTGTGTGCACCCATCTTTCTCCTCCCTCTACACACACCACCCCCTGGTTTTGAGGTTCCTGTTCCGGTACCCCACGCTCACAGACCGCTTCGGACTGCCGGCCCTGCAGCGCTGGCTGGGGCAGGGAGACTGGACCGGGCCCCAGGAGAACCAGGACCCGAGCTACAGGGCTGTGCTGGCCGTCATCCAGGACAACCCCAGCACCATACTGGTCTTACTG GGTATTGTCTGCACTGGAGAGGCCCAGCTATCCCACAATGCCCTGCTGGTGCTGAAGTCCTACCTGCAGGGTCGTGACCCCGGCGACCTCTCGTCCTTGGAGCTGCTCAGACCCCGGCTGCTCCAGATCCTGCAGCGAGTCGGGATTGAGAGCGAGGGCCGGGCCCCCGAGG tgAGCAAGAGTCTGTCTCTAGTGCTGGAGCTGCTGTGTGTGGTTCAGATGAAGAGCTCTGCCGGGAGAGACATGGACAGCACTGACTTCAAACTGCTGTACCACG TCAGCACCCTGGCTGGTAAAATGCAATCCTCCAGCACTGAAGCCCTGCAGCCTGCCTTCAACTACCTGTACTGCAGCCTGTGTGCCTGCAACAGCGgaagag CTGTCTCAATGCTGCTCTCCAATGTTGGCCTGTTGGATCTGCTCCAGTCTGTCTGGGAGCTGTACTGGGCCAGGCCTCAGTCCTCAGACTCTCCTGCCCACAGCTCCCTGCTTTCCTCAGCCTGTCTGCTGCTCAGCGCCCTGCTCCAGTCCCAGCGGACTCACAGCTCCCAG